A stretch of Pseudomonadota bacterium DNA encodes these proteins:
- a CDS encoding TraR/DksA C4-type zinc finger protein, which translates to MDQADRDELRTRMMTEIVKVKKDILALQDLARPVEPDNAIGRLTRMEAISARGISEAKLKDAKNRLIMLDQALSRADSKNFGNCRECGDPIRIARLKLLPETTLCVECAQG; encoded by the coding sequence ATGGACCAGGCTGATCGCGACGAACTTCGGACCCGGATGATGACCGAAATCGTCAAGGTGAAAAAAGACATCCTCGCTCTTCAGGATCTTGCCCGGCCGGTCGAACCGGATAACGCCATCGGCCGCCTGACCAGGATGGAAGCGATCTCCGCCAGGGGGATCAGCGAAGCGAAATTGAAAGACGCGAAAAACAGGCTGATCATGCTGGATCAGGCCCTGAGCAGAGCAGACAGTAAAAACTTCGGCAACTGCAGAGAGTGTGGCGATCCGATCAGGATCGCCAGATTGAAACTCCTGCCCGAAACGACTCTCTGCGTAGAATGCGCCCAGGGGTAG